In the genome of Delphinus delphis chromosome 15, mDelDel1.2, whole genome shotgun sequence, one region contains:
- the SNN gene encoding stannin translates to MSIMDHSPTTGVVTVIVILIAIAALGALILGCWCYLRLQRISQSEDEESIVGDGETKEPFLLVQYSAKGPCVERKAKLTPNGPEVHG, encoded by the coding sequence ATGTCCATCATGGACCACAGCCCCACCACCGGTGTGGTCACGGTTATTGTCATCCTCATCGCCATCGCTGCCCTGGGGGCCTTGATCCTGGGCTGCTGGTGCTACCTGCGGCTGCAGCGCATCAGCCAGTCAGAGGACGAGGAGAGCATCGTGGGGGATGGCGAGACCAAGGAGCCCTTCCTGCTAGTGCAGTACTCGGCCAAGGGACCGTGCGTGGAGAGGAAGGCCAAGCTGACCCCCAACGGCCCTGAAGTCCACGGCTGA